Proteins encoded within one genomic window of Gloeobacter kilaueensis JS1:
- a CDS encoding ArsB/NhaD family transporter, which yields MPHPLALLIFVAVLLLVLARPYRLPVAYPAVAGAALMLLLGAVQPADVLQVVRLSWDAVLTLIALVILSMALRANGFFRWAALQVVRRSGGNGRVLLVVLIALTALVAAILANDGAVLILTPLAWELMDELEVDPPGRFAYLFAVGFVCDAASTPLLVSNLTNILFADAFGLDFLSFARTMALPTLFALTSSAVTLLALFWSALPERYAAGTLAVPGAALRDRQAFITAWLGLAAMAVGYLSASVIHLPVSLAVMPVSTVLLVQAVQRKLLTPRQIFSEGPWGILFFAVGLFVVVVGLYRAGGLQPLVAALEQLSRSGQSFGVGGLVTGLSAIFNNLPAALVVLLGLKSAAAPPHELQRAVYASILGTNIGCKLTPIGSLSTLLWLELLRARGLVIRWGQYLRYAVPLTLIVLFSSLAGL from the coding sequence ATGCCCCATCCCCTGGCGCTCCTGATTTTCGTCGCCGTCCTGCTCCTGGTGCTTGCCCGGCCCTACCGGTTGCCGGTCGCCTACCCGGCGGTGGCCGGGGCTGCGCTGATGCTACTGCTTGGAGCTGTCCAGCCTGCCGACGTCCTTCAGGTGGTGCGATTGAGCTGGGATGCGGTGCTCACCTTGATTGCGCTGGTGATTCTCTCGATGGCGCTCAGGGCAAACGGCTTTTTTCGCTGGGCCGCCCTGCAGGTGGTGCGCCGCTCCGGCGGCAATGGCCGCGTCCTGTTGGTGGTGCTCATCGCCCTCACGGCCCTGGTCGCTGCGATTCTCGCCAACGACGGGGCGGTGCTCATTCTTACCCCCCTCGCCTGGGAGCTGATGGACGAACTGGAGGTAGACCCACCGGGCCGCTTTGCCTATCTCTTTGCCGTTGGCTTCGTCTGCGACGCAGCGAGCACCCCCCTGCTGGTGAGCAACCTCACCAATATTCTCTTTGCCGATGCCTTTGGCCTCGATTTTCTCTCCTTTGCCCGCACGATGGCGCTACCCACTCTTTTTGCCCTGACAAGCAGCGCCGTTACGCTGTTGGCCTTGTTCTGGTCCGCCCTGCCCGAGCGCTATGCTGCTGGGACCCTCGCCGTCCCCGGCGCTGCCCTGCGGGACCGGCAGGCTTTTATTACCGCCTGGCTGGGCCTGGCTGCGATGGCCGTCGGTTATCTGAGTGCTTCTGTTATCCACCTGCCGGTTTCGCTGGCAGTGATGCCTGTGAGCACCGTTCTTTTGGTGCAGGCCGTGCAGCGCAAGTTGCTCACTCCCCGCCAGATCTTCAGCGAAGGACCCTGGGGCATCCTCTTTTTTGCCGTCGGTCTATTTGTCGTCGTCGTCGGCCTCTACCGCGCCGGGGGGCTGCAACCGCTCGTCGCCGCCCTCGAACAACTGAGCCGTAGCGGGCAGTCCTTTGGCGTCGGAGGGCTGGTCACCGGTCTTTCTGCTATTTTTAATAACCTGCCTGCCGCTCTGGTCGTCCTTCTGGGCCTCAAATCCGCTGCCGCCCCTCCCCACGAGCTGCAGCGAGCTGTCTACGCGAGCATCCTGGGCACCAACATCGGCTGCAAACTCACCCCCATCGGCTCGCTCTCTACCCTGCTGTGGCTCGAACTGTTGCGCGCGCGCGGCCTTGTCATCCGCTGGGGACAATACCTGCGCTACGCCGTGCCCCTCACCTTGATTGTCCTGTTCAGCAGTCTGGCCGGACTTTAA
- the phoU gene encoding phosphate signaling complex protein PhoU, translating into MTRQHFLQDLDDTRSELIWMGSLALMALDDALTALVRSDIAAAQRVKQLEAEVDALNRTIYERCLALINLQAPVARDLRYITAILEAIVDLERVSDYADDIADVALALSGKPLPPFIDQFAAMGERTAEMLRTARESWVHLDRQTGLGVRAMDDAVDADYLRLFSNLSALLEQEPPPDSAVPLNLVLVCKFLERIADHAVNVAEQAAFAAP; encoded by the coding sequence GTGACCCGCCAGCATTTTCTGCAGGATCTCGACGATACGCGCAGCGAGCTTATCTGGATGGGTTCGCTCGCCTTGATGGCGCTCGACGACGCCCTGACGGCCCTGGTGCGCTCGGATATTGCGGCAGCACAGCGGGTCAAGCAGCTCGAAGCGGAGGTGGACGCGCTCAACCGCACCATCTACGAGCGGTGTCTGGCGCTTATCAACCTGCAGGCACCGGTCGCCCGCGACCTGCGCTACATCACGGCCATCCTCGAAGCGATCGTCGATCTGGAGCGGGTGAGCGATTATGCCGACGATATTGCCGATGTTGCCCTGGCTCTGAGCGGTAAACCGTTGCCGCCCTTTATCGATCAATTTGCGGCGATGGGCGAGCGGACCGCAGAAATGCTGCGCACCGCCCGCGAAAGCTGGGTACACCTCGACCGGCAGACCGGCCTGGGGGTGAGGGCGATGGACGATGCGGTCGATGCCGATTATCTGCGGCTTTTTTCGAACTTGAGTGCTTTGTTGGAGCAGGAGCCACCCCCCGACAGCGCCGTTCCTCTCAATCTGGTGCTGGTGTGCAAATTCCTGGAGCGCATCGCCGATCACGCCGTCAACGTCGCCGAGCAGGCCGCCTTTGCTGCCCCTTAG
- a CDS encoding response regulator produces the protein MTEEGSVIRVLLVEDHALMRRGIKGQFALIKRFEIVGEAADGAQAVEMATQYEPDIVLMDIDLPVLDGIGATQQIKSARPQVRVLALTAFDEDTQVVGMLAAGADGYCLKSVEWDQLMAVIDLLMGGGAYLDPQVAQKVARLLKPGAQAAAPSAPVGAAHSSFQGPALSSREREILKLIAEGESNQEIADKLYLSLGTVKSYVRMVLNKLSVDDRVQAAAKAVREGLI, from the coding sequence ATGACCGAAGAGGGTTCTGTTATCCGTGTATTGCTGGTCGAAGACCACGCCCTGATGCGCCGGGGCATCAAGGGCCAGTTTGCCTTGATCAAGCGCTTCGAGATCGTCGGTGAAGCCGCCGACGGTGCGCAGGCAGTGGAGATGGCTACCCAGTACGAACCGGATATCGTCTTGATGGACATCGATCTGCCGGTGCTCGATGGCATCGGTGCCACCCAGCAGATCAAAAGCGCCCGGCCCCAGGTGCGGGTGCTGGCCCTCACCGCCTTCGACGAGGACACCCAGGTAGTCGGAATGCTCGCCGCTGGGGCGGACGGTTATTGTCTAAAAAGCGTCGAATGGGACCAGTTGATGGCGGTCATCGACCTGTTGATGGGAGGCGGTGCCTACCTCGACCCGCAGGTGGCGCAGAAGGTGGCGCGGTTACTGAAGCCCGGAGCCCAGGCTGCCGCCCCGTCTGCTCCTGTGGGTGCGGCGCATTCGAGCTTTCAAGGCCCTGCCTTGAGTAGCCGCGAGCGCGAGATCTTAAAGCTCATCGCCGAGGGTGAATCCAATCAAGAAATTGCCGACAAGCTCTACCTGTCGCTCGGCACCGTCAAGTCCTACGTGCGCATGGTCCTCAACAAACTGAGCGTCGATGATCGGGTGCAGGCGGCAGCCAAGGCCGTGCGCGAAGGGTTGATCTAA